The sequence below is a genomic window from Ignavibacteriales bacterium.
TATCTCTCTGTAAATCTCTATTACACGTCTTTTTACTTTTTCGGGGTTGTGCCTTTCCAAAGCTCTTTTTCTTGCGTTCGAACCATATTGACCGGCAAGCTCTTCATTCAAAAATAATTCATACATTGCCGCAGCCATTGTGTAAGGCTCGCCATCCTGAATTAAAAGACCTTCTTTCTGGTCCGATATTATACTGCTTGTTCCTCCAACATTTGTACAGACAATCGGCATTCCTAAAACCATAGCTTCACAAACACTATTAGGGCTGTTCTCTATATGCGAAGGATGAACAAACAAATGAGATTTTAACATCTCTTCAACAATCTTTCCCGCCTGAATATTATAGCCTAATGTTGTGACAAAACTTTTAAGCGACCCCTTACCTAATTTTCTGTCAACAATTTTATAAAGTTCTGATTCTTCCGATATACCTGAAACTCTTAGTTCAACATCCAACTTTTTCTTTTCCTTGAGCAGTAACGCGGCTTCACATAAAGTTTCAAACCCTTTATAGTTTGCAGGCATCATATTTGCGAACACAATTTTTTTATCTCCGCTATTTTTTTTCCATTCATTTGAATAAAACTCCTCACGTAAAACTTCTTCACAATGAAAATATTTTGAGTCATTGGAAAGAAATTGAGTCAAACGCCTGTCCATCTCTGTTCGGCCCATAAAGAATTTACATTTAGAGTAGATTCTCAACTCTCGCTTAGCTCTCTTTCTGAAATAAAAATAATCGTGATACACTCCCATACCAAAAAGTAAATCTTTCTTATTTCCATGTACTATAGTCTCAAATTTGCTTATACCGGAAAAATATTTTTGAGTAATAATTGTAAGGTTTCCCTGAAGATGAATGACGGCTGGGATTTTTATTTTTTTAATTACAAGCCCCTGGCTTCTTTCTGTACCAAAAATATGTATTAAATCCGGTTTAAAATCTTCTATGGCTTTCAGGTAATATTCAAGTATTGTTTCCGGTTCAATTTCATGAAACCAGCCGGATATTTTGCCGCTGATAAATCCGTCTCTGTAAAGATTCGGCATACCATAATATTTTACCGTATTTATTTCAAACTGTTCATACTTCCCGGTCGGAGATGGGAAAACTATTCCAAGTGTTACTTCTGGATCTCCATGTATCTTATCTTTCAGTGAGTTCATCCACACAGCATAATTGAGTGGTGTCTTTCCAAGGTGCTTTGATGCATCCATTGAAGGAACATTTGAAAACCATAGGGCTCTGATTATTTTCATTTTTTTATTCTGTTAAGTGAAGTATGAGAAGAAGTTTCTAACGTTTAAGTATATATTGACGCAGGTTAAGGTAAAAATTTAATAGTCTGTAGTCATTCCTGATGAAATTCAATCTTTCATCAAAGTTATCTCCCATCACAAATGTGTAACGGTTAATGAGCAGCATTGATTGATTAAATAGAATGGGAAAAAAATTTTTCTGATGAATTGTTGTTAATCCTATTTTTAATCCTGATTCACTTGAGACTCGGACAAGTTCATCATTATGATTTCCATTAGGAAAAGAAATATAGTCAGGAAGTTTTCCTGTTATTTGAAGAAGATCATTTTGGGCATTTACTATCTGATCTTTAGCTTCATCAATTTCATAATTTGTAAGTACGGCGTGATCTGTTGTGTGGTTTCCAATATGGACAAATTTTTCTTCAGAAAACTTTTTTAATTCTGAAGGTGTGAATGTTCTGTCAATATCACAGGTCGGTTTCAACGAATCTTTACCAAAATTTTCAACGAGATATTTGTCTATAAAATCATGCTTTTTTGATTTAAGAAATACCTGCTCTTCTGAAATTATTTGAATACCCGCACCTTGTTTTTTCCTATTGCGGTAAGCCACGTCAACCCAAAATGCTTTGTTCTGTTTAATATGATTTGTAGAAATAAAAAAGAGAGCGGGGATTTTGTATTCATTTAATAAAGGAAGAATCAAGCTGTTGCTGTAATATCCATCATCAAAAGTCATAAGTATATTTTTTGCTGAAGTATCAACAGCTCCCGACACATCATCCGGACTTATGAACTTATAACCACTTTCCAGGAAGTATTCAAAAAATCTTTTGAAATCATTAACAGTAAAGCGCTGCTGCGGATCAACTATATCAGCGTTCAACTCTTTTTCATCAGCAAAAATTCCATGAAAGTAAAACGAAATAATTTTGGGTTTTTCGCCGATTATTTTTAATACAGCAGGAGTGATCTTTCTGTCAATTGAATCAATTGTGTTATAAATACCCAACTGCTATTTACCCCAGATTCCGTAATCGGTTTTTGTGATAATCTTTTTGTACTGCATTGGCCACAACACAAGCGCATAAACTGTGCAAACACACGTTGCAAGAATTACTCCGGCAGAACCTAAACCAAGAGTTTTTGCAAAATATATTGAGAGAGGAATATTTATTAATGCTGCGCCAACAGACATATACAATTGAAGTTTGATTTTGCCGACACCATTAATAAACAAACAGAAAATCGTCTCCCAGATTTTTATAATAATATATAAACCCATAAAAAGTGAAATCATTATCGGCACATGTACTTTTCCCTGAAGCCATGTATCAAACACAAATGTTGAGGATGCAACCATTATGATTGTGATGCCTATAAATCCCGACATTATATACATCAGTTTTTTCATTGTGCTTTTTATCCAGTCAATCTCACCTTTGTAATACGCTTCCGTAAAGCCTGACCAGAACGGAGTTGCCACGATCATAAAAACCATGTTCAGCATTTCAAAATATTTGTATGATATGCTGTAAGGTGTTACTTCTGCCGGTCCTAGTGTTTGTGTAATTATCATATTATCGGTCGAGTAGATTACAACACCTGCTATCTGGATAATAAAAAATTTTACTCCGAGTGAGGTAAGATCGCGAGCATACTTAAGTTCTATAAATTTGATTGAAGGAATAAACTCAGGATATTTTTTCACGAACAAATAAATTGTGGCAACAAGTGTGATTACAACGGGAACAAAACTAAAACTGATACCGAGTAAAAGCAGAGAGCTTTCTGTTGTCTGGATGAGAATAATCGTAATAACAATTGTAAGAATACTTGCACATAGATTTATCAAATCATTTATCGCGGGCTTTTGATCAGCCATTAAAATTGGTTTTATCAATTGAAGTATAAAACCAAGAGCGAATGAAGCCATCACGTACAAAACTAAAATTTCCACATCAGCAGCAAATGCGGGTGGAGCCTGAAGTATTGCGACCCAGTTTAAAAACGGATTTATGATTAGGAATAGTAATGTCCACACCAGCACTATTGCAATGATCATTGCGTAAGTTGTGCTTACATAAATCCTGGCAAGTGTTTTATCATTCTTTGCTAAAGCTTCTGCAAATTTATTTCTGAGTCCGTGTCCTAGTCCAACATCAAAAAAAGCAAACCAGTTTATAATTGAACCAAGCGTTATCCAGACACCATATTGTGTGTTGTTAAGATAAGTAAGTGTAAGCGGTAACTGAACAAGACTTATTGCAATAGCAATTCCTCTATAAACAAAAGAAGAGGCAATGTTCTTTTTTATGTTTATGGTTCTTTCATGTCCTTTATTAAAAAAGGTCAGGAAAGAGAGTGATTTAATTCTGTTTAACAAATTTGGTTTTTAGGAAATATAATTAACGTGAAGTGTATTCAATTGTTTTTTTCAATCCTTCAAGGAAAGAAACTTTCGGTTCAAAATTAAGTTTAGACTTGATCAGTTCAATATCGGCAAATGAATGTTTGATATCTCCCGGACGCTCTTTGTCATAAACCGGTTTAATGTTCTTACCAATAATTTTATTTATTTCATCTACCAATTGATTAAGAGTAATTTGTCCATGACATGCGCAATTAGCAACGAGTGATTTTTCATTTTTATAATTCGCTGCGAGTACGTTTCCTTCAATTACATTTTCTATAAAAGTAAAATCGCGGCTTTGTTCACCGTCACCGTAAATAACAGGACGTTCATCTTTCAACATTGCTTTTATAAACTTTGGGATAACTGCTGAGTACTGTGAGTTAGGATCCTGCTTAGGTCCGAACACATTGAAATAACGGAGACAAACTGTTTCGAGTCCGTAAAGATTTGAAAACACCTGGCAGTATTTTTCTCCGGTTAATTTTGTAACAGCGTAAGGTGATAATGGATTTGGAATCATTCCTTCATGTTTTGGCAGAACAGGATTATCACCGTAAACAGAGGATGAAGAAGCGAACACAACTTTTCTAACTCCATTTTCTTTTGCGGCATAAAGAATATTTAAAGTCCCCTGAATGTTTGCCTGGTCTGATGAGATAGGGTCCGCGACTGATCTTGGCACTGATGGAAGCGCAGCCTGATGCAAAATCACTTCAACATTCTTAACAGCTTTTTCTACAAGATGAAAATTCCTGATATCTCCTTCAAAGAGGTCAATGTCTTTTTCAAATGGTTTTATGTTTTCTCTTTTACCTGTTGAAAAGTTATCCATTACTCTAACGGAGAAACCTTTCTTCAATAAAGATTCAACAATGTTTGAACCGATAAATCCGCCGCCGCCGGTAACTAAAAAATCTATTTTGCTCATTCTTATTTTGTTTTCCTTATTTAGCGATAACTGTTTTATTAAAGACGATCATCAATTATATCTTTAGCAAGAAATCCTTTAACATCATAGATAACCGTATCGTTATTCTTAAATGATTTGAAATCAATTTCATTAAATGCTTTATGCGAAACTGCGAGTACGAGCCCGGAGTAATTTTTATTTTTTAGTTCATCAGTCGAAGTAAAGATATCAATACCATATTCATGTTTAACTTCCTGCTTGTCAGCCCATGGATCAAACACGTCAACACTACATCCGAATTCTTTTAGTTCATTGATTATGTCAATCACTCTTGAGTTTCGTATGTCAGGACAATTTTCTTTGAACGTAATTCCCATCACCAGTATTTTTGAGCCATTGATCTTGTGATCATTCTTTATCATTAACTTGACGAGATTCTTTGCAACGTAAGCACCCATGCCATCATTTATTCTTCGACCAGCTAAAATTATTGCGGGGTTATAACCAAGATGCATCGCTTTATGTGTAAGATAATACGGATCAACGCCAATACAGTGTCCGCCAACCAGTCCCGGTTTAAATGGAAGGAAATTCCATTTTGTTCCTGCAGCTTCAAGTACATCAAGAGTATCAATTCCCATAAGATCAAATAACATTGCAAGTTCATTAACAAATGCGATGTTAATATCACGCTGAGCATTCTCGATAACTTTCGCTGCTTCAGCAACTTTTATTGATGAAGCTAAATGTGTACCCACAGTAATTATGGAACCATAAAGTTCATTTAGTAATTGTGCTGATTCAGGAGTGCTGCCACTTACTACTTTTTTTATTGTGTGAACTCGATGTTCTTTATCACCGGGGTTTATTCGTTCAGGGCTGTAGCCGCAATAAAATTCCTTGTTGAATTTTAATCCGCTGAATCTTTCAAGAACGGGAACACAATCATCTTCAGTGCAGCCTGGATATACTGTTGATTCATAAACGACGATATCCCCTTTCTTTAAAACTTTACCAACGGTCTCACTTGCTTTAATTAGCGGAGTAAGATC
It includes:
- a CDS encoding MATE family efflux transporter; this encodes MLNRIKSLSFLTFFNKGHERTINIKKNIASSFVYRGIAIAISLVQLPLTLTYLNNTQYGVWITLGSIINWFAFFDVGLGHGLRNKFAEALAKNDKTLARIYVSTTYAMIIAIVLVWTLLFLIINPFLNWVAILQAPPAFAADVEILVLYVMASFALGFILQLIKPILMADQKPAINDLINLCASILTIVITIILIQTTESSLLLLGISFSFVPVVITLVATIYLFVKKYPEFIPSIKFIELKYARDLTSLGVKFFIIQIAGVVIYSTDNMIITQTLGPAEVTPYSISYKYFEMLNMVFMIVATPFWSGFTEAYYKGEIDWIKSTMKKLMYIMSGFIGITIIMVASSTFVFDTWLQGKVHVPIMISLFMGLYIIIKIWETIFCLFINGVGKIKLQLYMSVGAALINIPLSIYFAKTLGLGSAGVILATCVCTVYALVLWPMQYKKIITKTDYGIWGK
- a CDS encoding SDR family oxidoreductase; this translates as MDFLVTGGGGFIGSNIVESLLKKGFSVRVMDNFSTGKRENIKPFEKDIDLFEGDIRNFHLVEKAVKNVEVILHQAALPSVPRSVADPISSDQANIQGTLNILYAAKENGVRKVVFASSSSVYGDNPVLPKHEGMIPNPLSPYAVTKLTGEKYCQVFSNLYGLETVCLRYFNVFGPKQDPNSQYSAVIPKFIKAMLKDERPVIYGDGEQSRDFTFIENVIEGNVLAANYKNEKSLVANCACHGQITLNQLVDEINKIIGKNIKPVYDKERPGDIKHSFADIELIKSKLNFEPKVSFLEGLKKTIEYTSR
- a CDS encoding glycosyltransferase; amino-acid sequence: MKIIRALWFSNVPSMDASKHLGKTPLNYAVWMNSLKDKIHGDPEVTLGIVFPSPTGKYEQFEINTVKYYGMPNLYRDGFISGKISGWFHEIEPETILEYYLKAIEDFKPDLIHIFGTERSQGLVIKKIKIPAVIHLQGNLTIITQKYFSGISKFETIVHGNKKDLLFGMGVYHDYFYFRKRAKRELRIYSKCKFFMGRTEMDRRLTQFLSNDSKYFHCEEVLREEFYSNEWKKNSGDKKIVFANMMPANYKGFETLCEAALLLKEKKKLDVELRVSGISEESELYKIVDRKLGKGSLKSFVTTLGYNIQAGKIVEEMLKSHLFVHPSHIENSPNSVCEAMVLGMPIVCTNVGGTSSIISDQKEGLLIQDGEPYTMAAAMYELFLNEELAGQYGSNARKRALERHNPEKVKRRVIEIYREITGYN
- the tviB gene encoding Vi polysaccharide biosynthesis UDP-N-acetylglucosamine C-6 dehydrogenase TviB; this encodes MSSISELKLGVIGLGYVGLPLAVEFSKKYKVIGFDINTIRINELKNGVDKTLEVSAEELKSAGNLSYTADLNELKNANIFIVTVPTPVDDFKRPDLTPLIKASETVGKVLKKGDIVVYESTVYPGCTEDDCVPVLERFSGLKFNKEFYCGYSPERINPGDKEHRVHTIKKVVSGSTPESAQLLNELYGSIITVGTHLASSIKVAEAAKVIENAQRDINIAFVNELAMLFDLMGIDTLDVLEAAGTKWNFLPFKPGLVGGHCIGVDPYYLTHKAMHLGYNPAIILAGRRINDGMGAYVAKNLVKLMIKNDHKINGSKILVMGITFKENCPDIRNSRVIDIINELKEFGCSVDVFDPWADKQEVKHEYGIDIFTSTDELKNKNYSGLVLAVSHKAFNEIDFKSFKNNDTVIYDVKGFLAKDIIDDRL
- a CDS encoding polysaccharide deacetylase family protein: MGIYNTIDSIDRKITPAVLKIIGEKPKIISFYFHGIFADEKELNADIVDPQQRFTVNDFKRFFEYFLESGYKFISPDDVSGAVDTSAKNILMTFDDGYYSNSLILPLLNEYKIPALFFISTNHIKQNKAFWVDVAYRNRKKQGAGIQIISEEQVFLKSKKHDFIDKYLVENFGKDSLKPTCDIDRTFTPSELKKFSEEKFVHIGNHTTDHAVLTNYEIDEAKDQIVNAQNDLLQITGKLPDYISFPNGNHNDELVRVSSESGLKIGLTTIHQKNFFPILFNQSMLLINRYTFVMGDNFDERLNFIRNDYRLLNFYLNLRQYILKR